In the Pseudoalteromonas sp. A25 genome, GTAAGCCTGAGGGCCAACTAGTGGATCAATTTCAGCTTTATGAATTAGCTCTGGTGTTTCTTCTGCAACAGTTTCAATTTCAACACCACCTTCGGTAGATGCCATGAAAACCACTTTACGAGTTGCACGGTCTACAACAGCACCTAGGTATAATTCGTTCGCGATGTCTGTGCAGCTTTCTACTAAGATTTTAGCTACTGGCTGACCTTTTTCGTCTGTTTGGTAAGTAACTAAGTTTTTACCTAACCAATTTTCAGCGAATGCGCGAATTTCTTCTTTGCTATCAGCAAGCTTAACACCGCCCGCTTTACCACGGCCACCGGCGTGTACTTGACACTTAACTACCCATTTGTCGCCGCCGATTTTAGCAGCTGCTTCTACCGCTTCTTGAGGTGTATCACAAGCGAAACCCTCAGATACTGGCAAACCATAGTCGGCAAATAGTTGTTTTGCCTGATACTCATGCAAATTCATGATGCTTTATCCAATTTCTTATACTAAAAAAGCTGAATATTTATGCAAATAATCAGCTATCCCAAATTGCGCTCCTAGTATAGATCCCAAGGCGTACGATGAAAACCCTAGTTAGACCAAAGGCGCAAAAAAAAAGCTGTATGAACCAACATACAGCTTAATATCTAATCAATTATGATTATACGTCTAATAATAGACGTGTAGGATCTTCTAATAGCTCTTTAATTGTGACTAAGAAGCCTACAGATTCTTTACCATCGATTTGACGGTGGTCGTAACTTAATGCCAGATACATCATTGGTAAGATTTCAACTTTACCATTTACTGCCATTGGACGCTCTTGGATCTTATGCATACCTAAGATTGAAGACTGCGGCAAGTTGATGATTGGCGTAGAAAGTAACGAGCCAAACACACCACCGTTAGTGATAGTGAAATTACCACCAGTCATATCATCAACCGTTAGCTTACCGTCACGACCTTTGAGTGCTAATTCACGAATACCTTTTTCAATTTCAGCAACTGATAGCTTGTCACAGTCACGAAGTACTGGAGTTACAAGACCACGAGGAGTAGATACCGCGATGCTGATATCGAAATAGTTGTGATAAACAATGTCATCACCATCGATAGATGCATTTACTTCAGGGAAACGCTTAAGTGCTTCTGTCACTGCTTTAACGTAGAAAGACATGAAACCTAAACGGATACCATGGCGCTTTTCAAAAACTTCTTGATACTGCTTGCGAAGATCCATGATTGGCTTCATGTTTACTTCATTGAAAGTCGTCAACATCGCAGTTGAGTTTTTCGCTTCAAGTAGACGGTTTGCAATCGTCTTACGTAAACGCGTCATAGGAACACGTTTTTGAGTACGCTCACCCATAGGGGCCGCTGGAGTCGTTGTTTGCGCTGCAGCTGGTTTAGCAGCTGGTGCAGATTTTAAGAATGTATCAACGTCTTCTTTAGTGATACGACCGCCTTTACCTGAACCTTTAATCTTAGACGCATCTAGCCCTTTTTCAGCAATTAAACGACGTACTGATGGCGTTAACACATCTGAGCTTTCGTCAGAAGAAGCTGGCGCTTCTTGAGCCGCAGGTGCTGATGCGCTTGGTGCGCCGCCGGCTGTGATTTTACCAATCACTTGCTCACCAAGTACAGTTTCACCTTCAGCATGGATATGCTCACCCATTACACCGTCTTCTGGTGCAACAACTTCTAATACAACTTTATCAGTTTCGATATCAACTAGGTTTTGGTCACGGCTCACCGCTTCACCTGGTTGAACATGCCAAGTTGCGATTGTAGCATCTGCTACTGACTCTGGAAGTACAGGTACTTTAATGTCCACTTCTTTACCTTCTGCTGCTGGCGCCGATGAAGACGCTGCTGGTTGTTCATTTGATTGAGCTGGTGCGCTGGCCTTTTCGCCAGCATCACCTAAAATTGCGATAACTTGTTCACCTAGAACCGTTGCACCGTCAACTTCTTTGATCTCTGTTATAACACCGTCTTGTGGTGCGACTACTTCGAGTACTACCTTGTCTGTTTCAATATCTACAAGGTTTTGGTCACGAGATACAGTATCACCAACGCTAACGTGCCAAGTTGCTACTGTGGCGTCTGCAACTGACTCAGGAAGAACAGGAACCTTAATTTCGGTTGTCATCTCTTATCCCTTATT is a window encoding:
- the odhB gene encoding 2-oxoglutarate dehydrogenase complex dihydrolipoyllysine-residue succinyltransferase, which encodes MTTEIKVPVLPESVADATVATWHVSVGDTVSRDQNLVDIETDKVVLEVVAPQDGVITEIKEVDGATVLGEQVIAILGDAGEKASAPAQSNEQPAASSSAPAAEGKEVDIKVPVLPESVADATIATWHVQPGEAVSRDQNLVDIETDKVVLEVVAPEDGVMGEHIHAEGETVLGEQVIGKITAGGAPSASAPAAQEAPASSDESSDVLTPSVRRLIAEKGLDASKIKGSGKGGRITKEDVDTFLKSAPAAKPAAAQTTTPAAPMGERTQKRVPMTRLRKTIANRLLEAKNSTAMLTTFNEVNMKPIMDLRKQYQEVFEKRHGIRLGFMSFYVKAVTEALKRFPEVNASIDGDDIVYHNYFDISIAVSTPRGLVTPVLRDCDKLSVAEIEKGIRELALKGRDGKLTVDDMTGGNFTITNGGVFGSLLSTPIINLPQSSILGMHKIQERPMAVNGKVEILPMMYLALSYDHRQIDGKESVGFLVTIKELLEDPTRLLLDV